One Ricinus communis isolate WT05 ecotype wild-type chromosome 1, ASM1957865v1, whole genome shotgun sequence DNA window includes the following coding sequences:
- the LOC8259329 gene encoding F-box/kelch-repeat protein SKIP11 has protein sequence MLEGRSCLVPRLFGSSCQPESQWSFMPFRTSDKHPLDGSEDYRPIKYRRLSDSRETTGEQSDDDRAGQSSDSDPLIDAIGRDMSINCLIRCSRSDYGSIASLNKSFRSLIRSGELYKLRRQKGVTEHWVYFSCHLLEWEAFDPVLRRWMHLPRMPSNDCFMCSDKESLAVGTELLVFGKEVMSHVIYRYSILTNSWSTGMAMNAPRCLFGSASRGEIAILAGGCDSQGNILSSAEMYNSETQKFETLPSMNKPRKMCSAVFMDGKFYVIGGIGGSDTKLLTCGEEYDLETRKWTEIPNMSPGRSGAAREIEMPAAAEAPPLVAVVNDELYAAVDMEVKKYDKERKVWLVVGTLPERAVSMNGWGLAFRACGDRLIVIGGPRTHGEGFIELNSWVPSEGPPQWIMLAQKHSVNFVYNCAVMGC, from the coding sequence ATGTTGGAGGGTAGGTCCTGTCTGGTTCCGAGGTTGTTTGGTAGCTCCTGCCAGCCAGAATCTCAGTGGTCTTTCATGCCTTTCCGGACCAGCGACAAGCACCCTCTCGACGGCTCTGAGGATTATCGACCTATTAAGTACCGTAGACTATCAGATTCCCGTGAAACTACAGGTGAACAATCTGATGATGATAGAGCAGGGCAGTCTTCTGATTCTGATCCCCTTATTGACGCCATTGGCCGTGACATGTCTATCAACTGTCTCATTCGCTGCTCTAGGTCTGATTATGGTTCTATAGCTTCTCTCAACAAGAGTTTCAGGTCTTTAATTAGGAGTGGTGAGTTATATAAACTCAGGCGGCAGAAGGGTGTTACTGAACATTGGGTGTATTTCTCTTGTCACTTGCTTGAATGGGAGGCCTTTGATCCCGTTCTCCGCAGGTGGATGCATTTGCCCAGGATGCCTTCCAATGATTGTTTCATGTGTTCGGATAAGGAGTCATTGGCTGTGGGCACTGAACTTCTTGTATTTGGTAAGGAGGTGATGTCCCATGTTATATATAGGTATAGCATTTTGACTAATTCGTGGTCTACTGGGATGGCTATGAATGCTCCCAGATGCTTGTTTGGCTCTGCCAGTCGTGGGGAGATAGCAATTTTGGCTGGTGGTTGTGATTCTCAGGGAAACATCCTTAGCTCTGCAGAAATGTATAATTCTGAGACTCAGAAATTTGAGACTCTCCCGAGCATGAATAAGCCAAGGAAGATGTGTTCAGCAGTGTTCATGGATGgaaaattttatgttattggGGGAATTGGGGGAAGTGATACAAAGCTTCTCACATGTGGGGAAGAGTATGATTTAGAAACAAGGAAGTGGACTGAAATTCCTAACATGTCTCCTGGGCGGAGCGGGGCTGCCAGAGAAATTGAGATGCCTGCAGCTGCTGAGGCTCCCCCTCTGGTAGCTGTAGTAAATGATGAACTATATGCTGCTGTTGACATGGAGGTGAAAAAATATGACAAGGAGAGAAAAGTATGGCTTGTGGTGGGAACATTGCCTGAGCGTGCAGTCTCCATGAATGGTTGGGGTCTCGCATTCAGGGCATGTGGAGATCGGCTTATTGTTATTGGTGGACCTAGAACTCATGGTGAAGGTTTTATAGAGCTTAATTCGTGGGTTCCGAGCGAAGGCCCTCCACAATGGATCATGCTTGCGCAAAAGCACTCAGTTAACTTTGTCTATAATTGTGCTGTGATGGGATGCTGA